The Virgibacillus dokdonensis genome includes a window with the following:
- the ilvC gene encoding ketol-acid reductoisomerase yields MSKVLYEQDVNTEVLREKRIAIIGYGSQGHAHAQNLRESGFDVIVGLRPGKSQVKAEEDGFTVLSVADAVKQAEVVMILLPDEMQTTVYTESIEPNLQPGNAIAFAHGFNIHFSQIVPPSNVDVFLVAPKGPGHLVRRTYEEGAGVPALYGIYQDVSGKAKEIALAYAQGIGAARAGILETSFQEETETDLFGEQAVLCGGVTSLIKAGFETLTEAGYQPEVAYFECLHEMKLIVDLLYEGGLENMRYSISDTAQWGDFVSGPRVVNEETKARMKEILQDVQTGAFAKGWILENQAKRPQFNAINAKENQHPIEQVGKELRALMPFVSEPLQKKQNKQKDVKVHVNN; encoded by the coding sequence ATGTCAAAAGTACTTTATGAGCAGGATGTAAACACAGAGGTTTTAAGAGAGAAACGAATTGCTATTATTGGGTATGGTTCACAAGGCCATGCACATGCTCAGAATTTAAGAGAGAGCGGGTTTGATGTTATCGTAGGACTGAGACCAGGAAAGTCTCAAGTAAAAGCAGAAGAGGATGGGTTTACAGTCCTGTCGGTAGCAGATGCTGTAAAACAGGCAGAAGTAGTCATGATTCTTTTACCAGATGAAATGCAAACTACCGTTTATACAGAGAGCATTGAACCGAACTTGCAACCTGGAAATGCGATCGCTTTTGCCCATGGATTTAATATTCACTTTAGTCAAATTGTCCCGCCATCTAATGTCGATGTTTTTCTTGTAGCACCGAAAGGGCCTGGTCATTTAGTTCGTCGTACGTATGAAGAAGGAGCCGGAGTTCCTGCACTTTATGGCATTTATCAAGATGTGTCTGGAAAGGCAAAAGAAATTGCATTAGCATATGCTCAAGGGATTGGCGCTGCTCGAGCTGGAATTTTAGAAACGTCTTTTCAAGAAGAAACAGAAACGGATCTTTTTGGCGAGCAGGCTGTATTATGTGGAGGCGTGACAAGTTTAATTAAAGCAGGATTTGAAACATTAACGGAAGCTGGTTATCAGCCAGAAGTAGCCTATTTTGAATGTTTGCATGAGATGAAGTTAATTGTTGATCTTCTCTATGAAGGTGGTTTGGAAAATATGCGTTATTCTATTTCTGATACAGCCCAATGGGGGGACTTTGTATCAGGGCCACGCGTAGTAAATGAAGAAACGAAAGCTAGAATGAAAGAAATTTTGCAAGATGTGCAAACAGGAGCTTTTGCTAAAGGCTGGATTTTAGAAAATCAAGCGAAACGACCGCAATTTAATGCAATTAATGCGAAAGAGAACCAGCATCCAATCGAGCAAGTAGGAAAGGAGTTACGTGCATTAATGCCTTTTGTTTCAGAGCCGTTACAGAAAAAGCAAAATAAACAAAAGGATGTGAAAGTTCATGTCAACAATTAA
- the ilvD gene encoding dihydroxy-acid dehydratase yields MDKDLRIKSHVFSDGVMRAPNRAMLRAVGVSDEDFNKPMIGVASTWSEVTPCNIHIDELARQAKDGAREAGGVPLIFNTITVSDGISMGTQGMRYSLPSRDLIADSIETVVGAENIDGLVAIGGCDKNIPGCMIAIANAEVPAVFVYGGTIAPGSLKGKDIDLVSVFEGVGKHNNGSIDDEELRQIECHACPGAGSCGGMYTANTMASAIEALGMSLPGGSSNPAESKEKVNDCNKAGKAVYHLLEKGIYPKDIMTKEAFENAITVVMALGGSTNAILHLLAIAHAIEVNLTIEDFNRMQVKTPHLADLKPSGKYVMQDLHRVGGVQAVMKFLHENGYLHGDCLTVTGKTIAENLQEAPSLQEGQEVIMPFHNPKRKDGPLIVLKGNLAPKGAVAKVSGVKVSRHVGPARVFNTEKEATEAVLDNKIKEGDVLVIRYVGPKGGPGMPEMLSISAILVGKGLGEKVALLTDGRFSGGTHGLVVGHIAPEAQVGGAIAFLQEGDMVTIDSTQKEISFAISDQELAERQKHWTAPPLYKKGVLGKYAHNVSCSSLGAITDYLNK; encoded by the coding sequence TTGGATAAAGATTTGCGAATTAAAAGTCATGTTTTTAGTGATGGTGTTATGCGGGCGCCGAACCGAGCAATGCTTAGAGCAGTTGGTGTATCAGATGAGGATTTTAACAAGCCGATGATAGGTGTGGCGAGTACGTGGAGTGAAGTAACCCCGTGTAATATACATATTGATGAGCTAGCTCGTCAAGCAAAAGATGGGGCGCGAGAAGCGGGGGGTGTTCCATTAATTTTTAATACGATCACAGTGTCTGATGGAATATCAATGGGAACGCAAGGAATGCGCTATTCCTTGCCCAGTAGAGATCTAATTGCAGATTCTATTGAAACAGTAGTAGGCGCGGAGAATATAGATGGGTTAGTAGCTATTGGTGGATGCGACAAAAATATTCCCGGATGTATGATTGCGATCGCTAATGCGGAAGTACCTGCTGTTTTTGTATATGGTGGTACGATTGCACCTGGTTCTTTAAAGGGGAAAGATATAGATTTAGTGTCGGTTTTCGAGGGTGTTGGAAAGCATAATAATGGTTCCATTGACGATGAAGAGTTACGCCAAATTGAATGTCACGCATGCCCTGGAGCAGGTTCATGTGGTGGTATGTATACGGCAAATACGATGGCTTCAGCAATAGAAGCGCTAGGTATGAGTCTTCCAGGAGGTTCTTCTAATCCTGCAGAATCAAAAGAAAAAGTAAATGATTGTAATAAAGCTGGTAAAGCAGTTTATCACTTATTAGAAAAAGGCATTTATCCAAAAGATATTATGACGAAAGAAGCTTTTGAAAATGCCATTACGGTTGTAATGGCATTAGGTGGCTCAACAAATGCAATATTACATTTGTTAGCTATTGCACACGCTATAGAAGTGAATTTAACCATCGAGGATTTTAATCGCATGCAAGTAAAGACGCCTCATTTAGCTGATTTAAAACCAAGTGGTAAGTATGTTATGCAAGACTTACATCGGGTAGGCGGTGTACAAGCTGTAATGAAGTTCCTTCATGAAAATGGGTATCTTCATGGCGATTGCTTAACGGTAACTGGTAAAACAATTGCAGAGAATTTGCAAGAAGCGCCGTCCTTACAAGAAGGACAAGAAGTGATAATGCCTTTTCATAATCCGAAACGTAAAGATGGACCACTTATTGTGTTAAAGGGTAACCTTGCCCCAAAGGGCGCTGTAGCAAAAGTATCTGGTGTAAAGGTAAGTCGACATGTAGGGCCTGCGCGGGTTTTTAATACAGAAAAAGAAGCAACAGAAGCGGTATTGGATAATAAGATTAAAGAAGGAGATGTACTTGTCATACGCTACGTCGGACCAAAAGGAGGCCCGGGTATGCCGGAAATGCTGTCTATTTCAGCTATTTTAGTTGGAAAAGGGCTAGGTGAAAAAGTAGCTCTATTAACCGATGGTAGATTCTCTGGCGGAACACATGGGCTAGTCGTCGGGCATATCGCACCAGAAGCGCAGGTTGGTGGTGCAATTGCTTTCTTGCAAGAAGGGGATATGGTGACGATTGATTCTACGCAAAAAGAGATATCGTTTGCAATATCAGATCAAGAATTAGCGGAAAGACAGAAACATTGGACTGCTCCTCCATTGTACAAAAAAGGTGTGTTAGGTAAATATGCTCATAACGTATCCTGTTCTTCGTTAGGAGCTATTACCGATTATTTAAATAAATAG
- the leuC gene encoding 3-isopropylmalate dehydratase large subunit, whose amino-acid sequence MAAGKTIIEKIWEQHTVHQEAGKPDLLYIDLHLIHEVTSPQAFEGLRLNNRKVRRPDLTYATMDHNVPTKNRDEIRDAISQKQMETLRRNCKENHISLADMFHPDQGIVHVIGPELGLTQPGKTIVCGDSHTSTHGAFGALAFGIGTSEVEHVLATQTVWQEKPKTLNVHVEGDLGSGVTAKDLILAIIAKFGVRFGTGYVIEYTGEAIRNLPMEGRMTVCNMSIEAGARAGLISPDEKTVDYLRGKAHVPEGEAFNQQAQQWLALATDEGAIYDHYVSIRGDEVEPQVTWGTNPAMCVPVSGSTPSLEETDYPEDVERALQYMGLLENQPISSIHIDHVFIGSCTNSRLDDLQKAASIVSGRKVHPEVRAIVVPGSFSTKLQAEKLGIDKIFQEAGFEWRDAGCSMCLAMNDDVVPSGGRCASTSNRNFEGRQGNGARTHLVSPEMAAIAAIEGRFVDVRDYASTKVSS is encoded by the coding sequence TTGGCTGCAGGAAAAACGATTATTGAAAAAATTTGGGAACAACATACCGTGCATCAAGAAGCAGGGAAACCAGATTTATTATATATTGATTTGCATTTAATTCATGAGGTAACTTCCCCACAAGCGTTTGAAGGTTTACGATTGAATAATCGCAAAGTCCGAAGACCAGATTTAACTTATGCGACGATGGATCATAATGTACCAACCAAAAACAGAGATGAAATAAGAGATGCGATTTCGCAGAAGCAGATGGAAACATTGCGGCGTAATTGTAAGGAAAACCATATATCATTAGCAGATATGTTCCACCCTGATCAAGGGATTGTTCATGTGATTGGGCCAGAGTTAGGTTTAACACAACCGGGAAAAACGATTGTTTGCGGGGATAGTCATACGTCCACACACGGAGCGTTTGGAGCTTTAGCTTTCGGAATTGGTACGAGTGAAGTGGAGCATGTATTAGCGACACAAACGGTATGGCAAGAAAAACCAAAGACATTAAATGTCCATGTGGAAGGTGATTTAGGATCTGGTGTAACTGCTAAAGATTTAATTTTAGCAATCATTGCTAAATTTGGTGTTCGTTTTGGAACGGGGTATGTTATTGAATACACGGGAGAAGCAATTCGTAATCTTCCCATGGAAGGTCGGATGACCGTTTGTAATATGTCCATTGAAGCTGGTGCGCGTGCAGGTTTGATTAGCCCTGACGAAAAAACGGTGGACTATTTACGCGGAAAGGCGCATGTCCCGGAAGGAGAAGCATTTAACCAACAAGCGCAACAATGGCTAGCTTTAGCTACAGATGAAGGAGCAATATATGACCATTATGTCAGCATCCGAGGTGACGAAGTAGAGCCACAAGTAACATGGGGAACGAATCCAGCTATGTGTGTACCTGTAAGTGGATCAACGCCAAGTTTAGAGGAGACAGATTACCCTGAAGATGTAGAACGTGCGCTTCAATATATGGGGTTATTGGAGAACCAGCCAATTTCTTCTATTCATATTGATCATGTATTTATTGGCTCGTGCACGAATTCACGATTAGATGATTTACAAAAAGCTGCTTCTATTGTAAGCGGGAGAAAAGTCCATCCTGAAGTACGTGCCATTGTTGTTCCAGGTTCGTTTAGCACCAAATTACAAGCGGAGAAACTTGGAATAGATAAAATCTTTCAAGAAGCTGGGTTTGAATGGCGTGATGCAGGTTGTAGCATGTGCTTAGCTATGAATGATGATGTAGTTCCTTCTGGTGGGCGCTGTGCTTCTACTTCCAATCGTAATTTTGAAGGCAGGCAAGGAAATGGTGCTAGAACACATCTAGTTAGTCCAGAAATGGCAGCTATTGCTGCGATTGAAGGGAGATTTGTAGACGTTCGAGACTATGCAAGCACGAAAGTTTCTTCTTAA
- a CDS encoding 2-isopropylmalate synthase encodes MSTIKLFDTTLRDGEQSPGVNLNKLEKIEIAKQLERLGMDRIEAGFPASSEGDFQAVKEIADTLKNTSVIALARTVKSDIDTAWEALRGADEPRIHIFLATSPIHMTYKLKKTPEEVIATATEMVAYAKQTFSQVQWSAEDASRSDWGFLAQIIEKVIDAGATVINLPDTVGYTTPKEYGDMFHYIRKNVPNIEKAMLSCHCHNDLGMAVVNSIAAVENGATQIEGTINGIGERAGNASLEEIVVALKIRSDFYPYQTNIKLDEIKRTSDMVAKLTGMHIQANKAIVGRNAFAHESGIHQDGVLKHASTYEIITPELVGVQANTLFLGKHSGRHAFKDKLKELGMRVTEDNMKQAFEAFKRLTDHKKEVTDDDIFTIVTEIQTNTATVDKYTLEMFQLQYGSNNIPTAAVELKTPSGKKVKTACTAQGSVEALYKTLESLTEEETRLIDYQINSVGGGKDALAESRVQLTVNGETVNGRGSAQDVMEASVQAYLNAVNRYIIQQVNAEKKEVVKTQ; translated from the coding sequence ATGTCAACAATTAAACTATTCGATACGACACTGCGCGATGGAGAACAATCACCAGGCGTCAATTTGAATAAGTTAGAAAAAATAGAAATCGCCAAACAGTTAGAACGGTTAGGTATGGATCGGATTGAAGCAGGTTTTCCTGCTTCGTCCGAAGGCGATTTTCAAGCGGTCAAGGAAATTGCAGACACGTTAAAAAATACGTCCGTTATCGCTTTAGCAAGAACAGTCAAGTCGGATATTGATACTGCTTGGGAAGCATTAAGAGGTGCAGATGAACCGCGAATTCACATATTTCTAGCGACGTCGCCAATTCATATGACGTATAAGCTGAAAAAGACGCCGGAAGAAGTAATTGCAACAGCAACAGAAATGGTAGCATATGCAAAGCAAACATTTTCACAAGTGCAGTGGTCAGCAGAAGATGCGTCACGCTCAGATTGGGGATTTTTAGCACAAATTATTGAAAAGGTCATTGATGCTGGTGCGACTGTTATTAATTTACCAGATACGGTAGGTTACACAACACCTAAGGAATATGGGGATATGTTCCATTATATTAGAAAGAATGTTCCTAATATTGAAAAAGCAATGTTATCATGCCATTGTCATAATGACCTTGGGATGGCAGTTGTAAATTCTATTGCTGCTGTAGAAAATGGTGCGACACAAATCGAAGGAACAATTAACGGTATTGGTGAACGGGCAGGAAATGCATCCTTAGAAGAGATTGTCGTTGCTTTAAAGATTCGTTCTGATTTTTATCCTTATCAAACAAATATAAAGCTTGATGAAATAAAAAGAACGAGTGATATGGTGGCAAAACTGACAGGAATGCATATTCAAGCAAACAAGGCCATTGTTGGAAGAAATGCATTTGCCCATGAATCTGGAATCCATCAGGATGGTGTGTTAAAACATGCTTCTACGTATGAAATTATTACTCCAGAGTTGGTTGGCGTTCAAGCAAATACGCTGTTTTTGGGGAAACATTCGGGGCGTCACGCTTTTAAAGATAAATTAAAAGAACTTGGAATGCGCGTAACAGAAGATAATATGAAGCAAGCGTTTGAGGCGTTTAAGCGATTAACAGATCATAAAAAAGAGGTAACGGATGACGATATCTTTACTATTGTAACGGAGATCCAAACCAACACTGCTACAGTGGATAAATATACGTTGGAAATGTTTCAACTACAATATGGATCCAATAACATTCCGACTGCTGCTGTTGAATTAAAGACCCCGTCTGGTAAAAAGGTGAAAACGGCGTGTACAGCACAAGGGAGTGTCGAAGCATTATATAAAACACTAGAGTCATTAACCGAAGAAGAAACAAGATTAATTGATTATCAGATTAACTCTGTCGGAGGTGGAAAAGATGCGTTAGCGGAATCGCGCGTTCAACTTACAGTGAATGGAGAAACTGTAAATGGCCGGGGTTCGGCACAAGACGTCATGGAAGCTTCCGTGCAAGCGTATCTAAATGCAGTCAATCGGTATATTATTCAACAGGTGAATGCAGAGAAGAAAGAAGTTGTAAAAACTCAGTGA
- the ilvA gene encoding threonine ammonia-lyase, with protein sequence MQRLAPLVHRTPLLTSQTTNQALGKYVYFKMENQQKTGAFKFRGATYKLMQLKRRQLDQGVVTASAGNHAQGVAYAARKLGAKATIFMAEKTPQAKVDATRNYGAEVVLSGETFQEAYEASMDHQLRTGATYIHPFDDYDVMAGQGTVAMELLRQEDRVDTILVPVGGGGLISGIAVAAKHVNRNMKVIGVQAEGAAAIYKSFHTGKTENLHAVQTIAEGIAVKKPGERTLPLIRQYVDDMITVSDEAIASSIVYMLERNKTLMEGAGAAAIAALFTHNEQLKSRHCGVIVSGGNMDISTMPKIQELAARLSHRELVYS encoded by the coding sequence TTGCAGCGACTTGCTCCGCTTGTTCATCGAACACCTTTATTAACATCACAGACAACGAATCAAGCTTTAGGGAAATATGTTTATTTTAAAATGGAAAATCAACAGAAAACAGGTGCTTTTAAATTTAGAGGTGCTACCTATAAATTAATGCAATTAAAGCGACGGCAACTGGATCAAGGTGTGGTTACTGCTTCAGCTGGAAATCATGCACAAGGAGTGGCCTATGCAGCTCGTAAATTAGGGGCAAAAGCGACAATTTTTATGGCAGAGAAAACGCCACAAGCAAAAGTAGATGCAACACGCAATTATGGAGCAGAAGTCGTTTTGTCTGGAGAAACTTTTCAAGAAGCATATGAGGCTTCTATGGATCATCAGCTTCGTACAGGTGCAACATATATTCATCCATTTGACGATTATGATGTCATGGCTGGTCAAGGGACAGTTGCAATGGAATTATTACGTCAAGAAGATCGGGTTGACACGATATTAGTTCCAGTAGGTGGAGGAGGATTAATTAGCGGTATTGCTGTTGCAGCAAAGCATGTGAATCGAAATATGAAGGTGATTGGGGTGCAAGCTGAGGGAGCAGCTGCTATTTATAAAAGCTTCCATACTGGTAAAACAGAAAATCTACATGCCGTCCAAACGATTGCTGAGGGAATTGCAGTGAAAAAGCCAGGTGAACGAACATTACCGTTAATCAGACAATACGTGGATGATATGATAACCGTTTCTGACGAAGCGATTGCATCATCTATTGTTTACATGCTTGAACGAAATAAAACATTAATGGAAGGAGCGGGTGCTGCAGCAATTGCCGCCTTATTCACCCATAATGAGCAATTAAAATCCCGACATTGTGGGGTCATTGTAAGTGGTGGAAACATGGATATTAGCACCATGCCCAAAATACAGGAACTAGCTGCACGTTTGTCTCACCGTGAGCTTGTTTACTCATAA
- the leuB gene encoding 3-isopropylmalate dehydrogenase yields MNKQIVILPGDGIGKEIMDAAVRVLQAIAENFNHQFTFSEHLIGGAAIDGEQSPLPETTIHACKKADAVLLGAVGGEKWDALPGEKRPEKGLLGIRKELGLFANLRPIKAFTPLLHASPLKEEIVEGSNILIIRELTGGLYFGEPKKRIPEENAVVDTLYYTQTEIERIVDKAFQTARTRKKRVTSVDKANVLESSRVWREVVEEKSKQYPDIAVDHLLVDAAAMKLITNPKQFDVIVTENMFGDILSDEASVLTGSLGMLSSASVRTDGVGLYEPVHGSAPDIAGKGIANPLGMILSASSMLRQSFGMEQEADEIEYAVQMTLEQGYHTPDLSIKNGTVVGTKEMTDIILGNLATNDASQCICNSYA; encoded by the coding sequence ATGAATAAGCAAATTGTTATTCTTCCTGGTGACGGTATTGGTAAAGAGATTATGGATGCTGCCGTACGTGTTTTACAAGCAATTGCTGAAAATTTCAATCATCAATTCACCTTCTCAGAGCATCTCATAGGTGGTGCTGCAATTGATGGAGAACAATCGCCTTTACCGGAAACGACGATTCACGCGTGCAAAAAAGCGGATGCCGTTTTATTAGGAGCAGTGGGAGGGGAAAAATGGGATGCCTTACCTGGAGAAAAGCGACCAGAGAAAGGATTGTTAGGTATTCGCAAAGAGTTAGGTTTATTTGCAAATTTGCGGCCAATTAAGGCATTTACTCCTTTACTGCATGCCTCTCCTTTAAAGGAAGAGATAGTAGAGGGAAGCAACATTTTAATTATTCGTGAATTAACAGGTGGATTATATTTTGGCGAACCGAAAAAACGTATTCCAGAGGAAAATGCAGTGGTAGATACATTGTATTATACTCAAACAGAAATAGAGCGAATCGTTGATAAAGCTTTTCAAACAGCTAGAACGAGAAAGAAGCGCGTCACTTCTGTGGATAAAGCAAATGTTTTAGAATCAAGCAGGGTGTGGAGAGAGGTTGTGGAAGAAAAGAGCAAACAATACCCAGACATCGCTGTGGATCATTTGCTTGTCGATGCTGCGGCAATGAAACTCATTACAAATCCAAAGCAATTTGACGTCATTGTGACGGAAAATATGTTTGGAGATATTTTAAGTGATGAAGCGTCTGTTTTAACGGGTTCCTTAGGAATGCTTTCCTCTGCAAGTGTTCGAACGGATGGCGTAGGTCTTTATGAACCTGTTCATGGATCAGCACCAGATATTGCTGGCAAAGGAATTGCCAATCCACTCGGGATGATTCTCTCTGCAAGCTCTATGCTCCGTCAATCCTTTGGTATGGAACAGGAGGCTGACGAAATAGAGTACGCTGTACAAATGACACTTGAACAAGGCTACCATACGCCTGATTTATCTATTAAAAACGGTACGGTCGTTGGAACAAAAGAAATGACAGATATAATATTAGGAAACCTTGCTACGAATGATGCTTCACAATGTATTTGTAATTCTTATGCATAA
- the ilvN gene encoding acetolactate synthase small subunit — MRRIITATVQNRSGVLNRITGMLYRRQFNIESISVGASETEGISKMTFVVEIEDHQKLEQLTKQLNKQIDVLKVSDITEKAIVARELALIKVGGSGQLRAEIQGMITPFRASVIDVSRDSLTIQVTGRPDKVEALISLLKPYGIKELTKTGVTAFLRGQQPTQVTELNAFTI, encoded by the coding sequence ATGAGGCGGATTATTACGGCAACCGTACAAAATCGTAGCGGTGTCCTCAACCGAATTACAGGAATGCTATATCGACGACAGTTCAATATTGAGAGTATTTCTGTAGGTGCCTCAGAAACAGAGGGTATTTCAAAAATGACGTTTGTTGTTGAAATTGAGGACCATCAGAAGTTAGAACAGCTAACAAAACAGTTAAATAAGCAAATCGACGTATTGAAAGTTTCTGATATTACAGAAAAAGCAATTGTAGCGAGGGAACTAGCATTAATTAAAGTTGGCGGAAGTGGTCAGTTACGTGCAGAGATACAAGGAATGATTACCCCGTTTCGGGCTTCTGTGATTGATGTGAGTAGAGATAGCTTAACTATTCAAGTAACTGGAAGGCCAGATAAGGTAGAAGCACTTATCTCATTATTAAAGCCGTATGGGATTAAAGAACTAACTAAAACTGGTGTAACAGCTTTCTTACGTGGACAGCAGCCAACACAGGTGACAGAACTTAATGCATTTACGATTTAA
- the leuD gene encoding 3-isopropylmalate dehydratase small subunit: MEAIQRHRGVVYPLNRTNVDTDQIIPKQFLKRIERTGFGQYLFYHWRFDDDGELRKNFNLNDKRYEDASIVVAGENFGCGSSREHAPWALLDFGFRVIIAPSFADIFYNNALKNGIIVIQVKEELVNQWLKKAEREELILDVDLEKQQIMDREMVYPFQIPEYHKQKLMNGLDDIALTLQHEEKIARYEKSM, encoded by the coding sequence GTGGAAGCTATTCAAAGGCATAGAGGTGTAGTATACCCATTAAATCGAACGAATGTAGATACGGACCAAATTATACCGAAGCAATTTTTAAAACGAATTGAGCGTACTGGATTTGGGCAATATCTTTTCTACCATTGGCGATTCGATGATGATGGAGAGCTTAGAAAAAATTTCAACTTAAACGATAAACGGTATGAAGACGCCTCGATAGTAGTGGCAGGTGAAAATTTTGGTTGTGGTAGTTCAAGAGAGCATGCTCCATGGGCACTATTAGATTTTGGGTTCCGAGTTATTATAGCGCCAAGCTTTGCGGATATTTTCTATAATAATGCTTTAAAAAATGGCATCATCGTTATCCAAGTAAAAGAAGAGCTTGTAAACCAATGGTTAAAAAAAGCGGAACGAGAGGAACTTATTTTAGATGTAGATTTGGAAAAGCAGCAAATTATGGACCGAGAGATGGTTTATCCGTTTCAAATTCCAGAGTATCATAAGCAAAAATTAATGAACGGATTGGACGATATAGCTTTAACATTACAACATGAGGAAAAAATTGCACGATACGAAAAAAGTATGTGA
- the ilvB gene encoding acetolactate synthase large subunit produces the protein MKVQVKHELESTKEIVTGADVLINALVEAEVDTIFGYPGGAVLPIYDAIYRSNAPFEHVLSRHEQGSIHAAEGYARVTGKPGVVIATSGPGATNLITGITDAMMDSLPIVVFTGQVANSVIGTDAFQEADVMGITTPITKYNYQVTNLLELPKIIKEAFHIASTGRPGPVVVDIPKNISSELSDAVYDDHFALPGYQPNKNPNPLQITKLMDALSKSSRPLILAGAGVIFANASEKLIAFAEKFQLPVANTLLGLGGFPRSHELSLGMAGMHGSYTANMAIYECDFLINIGARFDDRLTGNLQHFAPLAKVAHIDIDPAEIGKNVSTEIPVVADAKEALIALLATSNEPVERSAWRDQLTSYKKQYPLWYDRSETFISPQWLMEQIHDLSKGEAIVTTDVGQHQMWAAQYYAFEKPNRWVTSGGLGTMGFGFPASIGAQLGAPDDVVISIVGDGGFQMTFQELSVVKEKKLPVKVIIVNNQALGMVRQWQESFYEKRYSESLFMENPDFVKLADSYGVRGMRVEKEKDVPKVLQEALAFDGPVVVDCRVVQQTSVYPMIAPGKGIHEMIGVRK, from the coding sequence GTGAAAGTGCAGGTAAAGCATGAATTGGAAAGTACAAAAGAAATAGTTACAGGTGCTGATGTGTTAATTAATGCCTTAGTAGAAGCAGAAGTGGATACAATTTTTGGTTACCCGGGTGGTGCGGTCTTACCGATTTATGATGCTATTTATCGCAGCAATGCACCATTTGAGCATGTTCTCTCCCGTCATGAACAGGGTTCCATTCATGCGGCGGAAGGATATGCTCGAGTTACAGGGAAGCCGGGGGTAGTTATTGCTACATCTGGTCCAGGAGCTACCAATTTAATTACTGGAATTACAGATGCAATGATGGATTCATTACCAATTGTTGTTTTTACTGGTCAGGTAGCTAACAGCGTCATAGGTACCGATGCTTTTCAGGAAGCAGATGTCATGGGGATTACCACTCCAATTACGAAGTACAATTATCAAGTAACAAATCTTTTGGAGCTACCAAAAATTATTAAAGAAGCCTTTCATATTGCTTCTACTGGTAGACCAGGTCCTGTAGTCGTAGATATTCCGAAAAATATTTCTTCTGAGTTATCTGATGCTGTTTACGATGATCACTTTGCGCTTCCTGGCTATCAACCAAATAAAAACCCAAATCCATTGCAAATTACGAAACTAATGGATGCATTAAGCAAATCTAGCCGTCCATTAATTTTAGCTGGTGCAGGAGTTATTTTTGCAAATGCAAGTGAGAAATTAATCGCATTTGCAGAAAAGTTTCAGCTTCCAGTTGCGAACACGTTATTAGGGCTTGGAGGGTTCCCAAGATCGCATGAATTGTCACTTGGTATGGCAGGTATGCATGGGAGCTATACAGCAAACATGGCAATCTATGAATGTGATTTTTTAATTAATATCGGTGCTCGTTTTGATGATCGTTTAACTGGTAACTTACAGCATTTTGCTCCTTTAGCCAAAGTAGCACATATTGATATCGATCCAGCGGAAATTGGCAAAAATGTCTCAACGGAAATACCAGTGGTGGCAGACGCAAAAGAAGCATTAATAGCGTTACTAGCAACTTCTAATGAGCCTGTAGAGCGATCAGCTTGGCGAGATCAATTAACTTCGTATAAAAAGCAATATCCGCTTTGGTACGATCGATCGGAAACATTTATTTCACCACAATGGTTGATGGAACAAATTCATGATTTGTCAAAAGGAGAAGCGATTGTAACTACGGACGTTGGGCAGCATCAAATGTGGGCAGCACAGTATTACGCGTTTGAAAAGCCAAACCGCTGGGTAACATCAGGAGGCTTAGGGACAATGGGATTTGGATTTCCAGCATCGATCGGCGCACAATTGGGAGCTCCAGATGATGTAGTCATTTCGATTGTAGGAGATGGCGGGTTTCAAATGACGTTTCAAGAATTATCCGTCGTAAAAGAGAAAAAATTGCCCGTAAAAGTTATTATTGTCAATAATCAAGCTTTAGGCATGGTGAGACAGTGGCAGGAAAGCTTTTATGAAAAACGTTATTCAGAATCCTTGTTTATGGAAAATCCGGATTTTGTAAAATTAGCTGATAGTTATGGCGTGCGCGGCATGCGTGTTGAAAAGGAAAAAGACGTTCCAAAAGTATTACAAGAAGCGTTAGCTTTCGATGGTCCTGTTGTAGTTGACTGTCGTGTTGTACAGCAAACTTCTGTTTACCCAATGATCGCACCTGGTAAGGGAATTCATGAAATGATCGGGGTGAGAAAATGA